In Erythrobacter sp. KY5, the DNA window CCTCGCCCTCGGGCGTGAGCTCCAGCCCCTTGGACGTGCGGCGAAACAGGACCACGCCGAGGTGATCCTCAAGCGCGCGGATCTGCTGACCGACGGCGGCAGGCGTCACCGCAAGCTCGTCAGCTGCGCGGGTGAACGACAGGTGGCGCGCGGCGGCGTCATAGACGCGCAGGGCGTTCAAGGGGAGGTGCGTGCGTTTCACGATGGCTCGCTTAGAAGCGAGCGCACGCTATCGCAAGATCAATGCAGGTTGTGGTCCTGAAACGCCTTCTATCAGGCGGCTGGACTACCGACCGTCGGCGGTTTCGGGCGCGGCGAGCGGGAAGAACGGGATGCGCACTTCGAGCGGGGTGCCGTCAGCGCGGTGAAAGGTGTAGAACCCTTCCATCGAGCCATGGGTGGTCGTCAGCGGACAGCCGGAGACGTAATCGTGGCTCTCTCCCGGAGCGAGGACGGGTTGTTCGCCCACGACCCCTTCGCCATCGACATGGTTCACCATCCCGCGCGCATCGGTGATCCGCCAGTGACGGGTCTGAAGCTGAATCGCTTCGTGCGATCCGTTCTCGATGCGGATGTGATAGACCCAGAACCACTTGCCCGCGTCGGGGTGCGATTGCTCGGGCAGGAAGTTGACCGCGACGCGCACGGTAATGCCCTCGGTGATGGCGGCGTGTTGGAAAAGTTCCTTCATACGAATCTATACGTAGCAATTCTCGTTGAGGCCTCAAGAGCGGGATAGCTCTTATTCACCTGCGAAACACGCAATCCCTGTACGACAGGCCGGCACAATGCACGATAAACGAACGTCTGCGCACTTCACCGGTTCCGACCAAGCGGAGTTTTGAGGGCCTTTGGCAAAGCCATGCCCTTGCCGCGCGCGCGGCGACTGCGCTAGGTGATTGCCGACTGCGAGGCGTGGCGGATGCACCGTTCGCCGACGCACTTCGATCATCCAACGAGCCAGCAAACCCGATCATGCCCCACCTCACCTGCGTGCTGCACCATCATATCGGGCAGGAAGGCGCCTTTGAGAAAGGGCTGGGCCTGACCAGTTCGCGAGAGGCGTTCGAACGGCATCTGGCTTGGCTGGGTGAGCGATACGAATTCGTCTCGCTCGATCAGGTGTTGAGCGGCGATCTGCCGAAAAAGCCCCTGCTGCTGACATTTGACGATGCGTGGCACTCGGTCCTTGGCATCGCCCGCGATGTGCTGAGCCCGCGCGGGATTCCAGCCGTCTACTTCATCAATCCCGGCATGGTGGAAGAGGGCGCGATCTCGCTCGATTCCATGCTGGCCTATGCGGTGAACACGTTCGGGATCGGTGAGGTCTGCAAGGCGCTTGGCCTGCCTCGCTGCGATGCGGTTCATTCGGTGATTGTGAACGACATGGCAAAGCTTGGCTCTGCCGAGCGTCAGGGCGTCGTTGCCGAGCTGATCGCTAAGTTCGGCCCCGTGGACCTTGACCAGCGCGCCCGGCTGTTGTCGGGAGATGACCTCAAGGAACTCGTCTCTCTCGGGATCGAGATCGGCAATCATACGAAGACCCATGTGCACTGCCGCAGCCTGTCCGCAGACGAGATGCAGGAAGAGATCGCGGGCTCAAAGGCATTGCTGGAAGAGCTGTCGCAAAGCCGCGTGCGCTCGCTCTCGATACCCTACGGACACGAGCTCGATCTGACCGACGAAGTGCATCGCCATGCGCGCGAAAGTGGGCATGAGGCGATCTTCCTCGTGCATGCCCGCGCCAACTGGCTGCGCCCGGCAAAGGACGTCTGGTATCGCCGCTCGCTGACGAACCAGTCTAATCGTGAATTGGCCATGGAACTTCAGATCAAACAGCATCTGCGCTCAGCCCGAAAAGCGGTGCTGGGATGAAGCGGCTGGTCATCATCACGGGCGACGGGCGCGAGCACAAATACGTGACCAATGCGCTTTGCAAGGCTTATGACGTTGCCGCGATCCTGGTCTGCGATCCGCCGGCCAAGAGGTCGTGGAAGAAAGTGCTCAAACGCAATCCCGAACAGTTCCTGGGCAAGGCGCTGCGCGGTGTCTTCCTCAAGATCACGCGCGACAGGGAAGCGCGCGAGGCGAGCCTTGCGCGGGTGCTGGGGGATACGTCCGAGCGGTTTGAGCGCGCAGATATCGTGCAGCGGGTCGGTAAGCCCAAGGCTGGCGGCCTTTTCAAGGCGGTTCAAGCCCTGCAACCACACGTGCTCGCGATTTATGGCACCGGCATGATCCCCGACAACGTGCTGGAGAGCGCCGGCGATATAGCGCTCAACATGCACACCGGGATCTCGCCGCATTATCGCGGGGTGAGCTGCGCTATGTGGCCGATCCTCGATGAGCGGCCGGACATGGTCGGGGCAACCGTCCACGAATGCACTTCTGCGGTCGATGGCGGCAGGGTGTTCTTCACCGGCCAGGCATCCTTGCAGTCAGACGACAACCTGCACACCGTCTTTGCCCGTGCGGTGGAGGTCGGCGCGCAAGGATACGTGACAGTTGTTGGCGAGGTGCTTCAGGGAACTGCCGTGGGTGAAGAGCAGGACCACGCGATCGGAACCGAGTATCGGGGCAAGGATCTCCACATCCGAACCGAACTTGCGGCGCGAAGGGCGCTCAAAAGGCTGCGCAAATCGGGAAGGCTGGCGACCTAGCAATCACCCCTTCTCAAGCTCATCCTCAATCTGGTCGAGCCGCTCTTTGCCAAAGAACATTTCCTGCGGCCCATCCTTTGGCCCGACAAACAGCGTGGGAATGCCAAACGCGCCGCGTTCGACCGCCCTGTCAGTGTTGGCGACAAGGCCCTGTTTCACTTCGTCGGTCTGAGCCCGCTCGAACAGGTCCTGCGCATCGAAGCCAGCCGCCGCGACCGCTGCGCCGAGAGCCTGCGGGTCGGTGATATCGATACCCTCTTCCCAGATCGCGGGGAGCAGGCTCTCGACAAACTGAACGCCGCGTCCGTCCTGATCGGCTGCAAACAGCATCCGCTGGAGCGTGATCGAGTTGAAGGGGAATTTGGGATGCAGCCTGTATTTGGTCAGCTGATGCTTTTCGATGAAGCGCCGCATCTCCAGCATCGAATACTCGACCTTGCCCTTCACGTCCGCATCGCGGATCATCGGGGGAGCATTGCCGGTCAGCTTGTGCATTCCACCCAGAAAAACGGGCGTCACGTCGAGTTCGGCACCCGTACGCTTGATCAGATCGCGTAGCGGCCACCAGATCATGTAGGCATTGGGACTGACGAAATCGAAGATCAGCTCGACGCGGCTTGCCATGGGAACTCTCCTGAAGAAGCTTTCCCAATGGCTCGCACGACGCGGCGAACGTTTCAAGTCTGTTTTTCAGACGTAGTATTTTTGGCGCCCTCAGACGCCGGGCGCGGCCCATGCGGGCCGCTTGGCTTCGCCGTATAAGCGACGGCGCGCGGTCGCGCTTGCGACGTCAATGACGTCGATGCGCCCCGCGCGTTACGCCGTGCAGCCCGCGACAAGGCTTCGCTCAACCCGTCGGTGACAGTCCCAGCTCAACCCCGGTCCTGTCTTCGAGAGCGAAGCGGTCGAACAGGTCTGCGCTTGCGGTGTTCAGGCCGACGACACGCGTGTGACGGCCATTGCGACGCATGCGTTCAATCACTTTCTCAAGCGCACCGATGGCAGAGATGTCCCAGAAATGCGCCTGGCTGACGTCGATCACCACGTGATGTGCCGCGTCCTCGAACTGGCTTTCCGGCCCGAGCAGTTCGACGAAGCGATCGACGCTGGCGAAAAAGATCTCGCCCCTCACGTGGTAGACTGCAGAGTGCGGTCGGCGCACACGCTCGACAGTGAACATGTTCTTCACCTTCTGCGCGAAGAAGATGCCCGACAGCAGCACGCCGACAAGCACGCCAAGCGCCAGATCGTGGGTCCACACAACCGTGACAACCGTCGCGATCATCACGATCGAGCTGGTCGGCGGGTGGCGGCGCAGATTGGGGATCGAATTCCAGCTGAACGTGCCGATGCTGACCATGATCATCACCGCGACAAGCGCAGGCATTGGCACCTGCCCGACCCAAGAGCCGAGCACGGTGAGGAGAAACAGCAGGAAAGCGCCGGCCGTGAAGGTCGACAGTCGCCCACGCCCGCCCGAAGTCACGTTGATGACAGACTGGCCGATCATGGCGCAGCCGCCCATGCCGCCGAAACATGCCGCAACCACATTGGCGATGCCCTGCCCTGCGCTTTCGCGGCGCTTGTCGCTTTCGGTGTGGGTCATGTCGTCGACGATCTGCGCGGTGAGCAGGCTTTCCAGCAATCCGACCGCAGCCATGGTCAGCGAATACGGTGCGATGATCTGCAACGTCTCCCACGTCAGCGGCACGTCGGGCAGCGCGAAGGTCGGCAGGCCGTCAGGCAGTGTGCCCTCGCCCGCGACATTGTTCACCGGCAAGCCCCAATAGATCGCCGCAGCGGTCAGCAAGACGATGGCGACAAGCGGGCTTGGCACCGACTTGGTGATGCGCGGAAAGCCGTAGATGATGCCAAGGCCGACCGCGACCATCGCCCATGTCCACGGGCCCACGCCCTCATTACCCGGCATCAGCTGCGGGATCTGCGCCATGAAGATGAGGATCGCGAGCGCGTTGACGAACCCGGTGATGACACTGCGCGAGACGAACTGCATCAGCAGGTCGAGCCGCAGGACCGCCGCGATACCCTGAAAAATGCCCATCAGGATCGTTGCGGCGAAGAGGTAATCGACCCCGTAATCGCGCACCAGCGGGATCACCACAACCGCAACCGCAGCCGTGGCGGCTGAGATCATGCCGGGTCGCCCGCCAGTAAAGGCGATCACCATGGCAATCGCGACACTCGCATAGAGGCCAACGCTGGGATCGACGCCCGCGATCAGCGCAAAGCCGATGGCTTCGGGGATCAAAGCGAGCGCAACAACGATGCCGGCGAGAATGTCCGCGCGCGGCTGAGCGAACCAGTCACGGCGGAAGTTTTCCGCGAAAGAGCGGGTCTGGGTCATGGTCGGATCTATCCGGGAATGATTGTGAGCCGGACAGGTGGAGAGAAAAAGCCCGGACTGGAAATGTATCCGCGCCCCATAGGCAATCATGCTGCATTGCACAACAGCGCGCGCTCAAGTGCGTGGTTAAATCGGCGTTAGCGTCGTTCGCACCTGAATTGTTAGGAGGCTCTGGTTCAGCAGGGTCAGCGTCCCGGTAGGCTTAACGGCACGCCGGGGCATGGCGAAGGCCACACGAAAAGTCGTTCCAACCGCTGCGCAAGAGACCAATCGATCGCAGCGGATGTGCTTAGGAGCCGGGGTGGTGCGTTGTACGCAGCGCCCCGGCTTTTGCATCGTGACGCTAAATCCCCGCCGCTGACAGGGCGCGGTCCATGTCTTCGGTTATGTCGGCAATGTCTTCAAGGCCGACATTGATCCGCAAGAGGCCCTCGGTCACGCCCATTTCCTCGCGCGCCTCTTCGCCCATATTGGCGTGCGTGGTGCTGGCCGGGTGACACAAGAGGCTGCGCGCGTCGCCGATATTGTTCGATATGTCGATCAACTCAAGCGCATCGAGGATCTGGAAGGCGCGCTCGCGGCTGCCGACGTCGAAGGCGAAGATTGGCCCGGTTGCGTCCATCTGGTCGAGCGCGAGTGCGTGGCGCGGATGACACGGCAGACCCGGATGGCGCATTTCGCCGCCCGCTGCACGAATACGATCCCGCATGAACTCGCCCAGTTTTACCGCATTCTCGCTCTGGCGATGAGCGCGCAGGTCGAGGGTCTCCAGCCCCTTGTGCACGACCCATGCGTTGAACGGCGATATGGTAGGGCCGGTGTTGCGCTGGAAAGGCATGAGCGTTTCATTCACCCACTCCTCACTTGCGCAAATGGCCCCGGCCAGCACCCTGCCCTGACCGTCCATCAGCTTGGTCGCGCTGTAAGCCACGACATCCGCGCCGAACTCCATCGGGCGTTGCAGCGCGGGCGAGGCGAAGGCGTTGTCGACCACGGTGGTAATGCCGCACCCGCGCGCAAGGTCGCACACGAATTGCAGGTCGACGATATCGAGCGTCGGGTTCGCGGGCGTTTCGAAGAAAAACACCTTGGTGTTGGGGCGCACCGCCTTTTCCCATGCGTCGTTATCGCCGCTGTCGATTACGCTGGTTTCAATGCCGAACTTGGGCAGGAGATTATCGACCAGCCAGCGGCACGATCCGAACGCCGCGCGCGCGGCAACCACGTGATCGCCTGCCGAAAGCTGGCACAGGAGCGCCGCCGTCATCGCCGCCATTCCGCTCGCCTGGGCGCGGCAGGCTTCGGCCCCTTCAAGCAGCGCGATCCGTTCTTCCAGCATCGCGACGGTCGGGTTCTGAAGGCGCGAATAGGTCATGCCCTCGGCCTCGCCCGCAAAACGATCGGCCACAGTCTGCGCATCGTCATAGGTGTAGCCCGAGGTGAGGAACAGCGCCTCGCTCGTCTCGCCATGTTCGCTGCGCCACGTCCCGCCGCGCACGGCCTGTGTCGCGGGTCGCCATTTGCGCGTCGTCGCGCGATCCATTCCGGTGCTCTTCTTCATCGCGCTACCGATTAGTCGTCGGAGGGGTCGCCCGCAAGGTCGCTCGCAAGCAGGCCTTCGCGGGCCGTGCGTGCGTGGCCGACAACGCCTAGCATCAACGTTCCTTCAAGGAGGGTCAGCAGATAGCGCGCTCCTCCTGCAGGATCAGGGTCGTCCTCGGGCATCTGCCCTTCCAGCCATGCGAGCTGGTCGGTAATCATCGCTTCGGCCGCTTCGGCATATCCGGGAAGCCCGCGCGCGCTGCCTGCCACGATCTCCCACCATAGCACCATAAACGACTGCATTCCCGGCTGACGTCCCTGCGCCAAGATGCGCGCAAAACACTGCTGACGCGATTGGGGGCGTCCCTCACCATGCTGCGCGGCGAGCGCCATCTCGAGCGCGTTGGCATAGACGCCCGCGACATAGCTCAGCAGCTCGCGCACCAGCGCTTCCTTGTTGCCGAAATGG includes these proteins:
- a CDS encoding TetR/AcrR family transcriptional regulator yields the protein MSKEMLLPPLASHVLQHGLGGASLRPLAKAAGTSDRMLIYHFGNKEALVRELLSYVAGVYANALEMALAAQHGEGRPQSRQQCFARILAQGRQPGMQSFMVLWWEIVAGSARGLPGYAEAAEAMITDQLAWLEGQMPEDDPDPAGGARYLLTLLEGTLMLGVVGHARTAREGLLASDLAGDPSDD
- a CDS encoding formyl transferase → MKRLVIITGDGREHKYVTNALCKAYDVAAILVCDPPAKRSWKKVLKRNPEQFLGKALRGVFLKITRDREAREASLARVLGDTSERFERADIVQRVGKPKAGGLFKAVQALQPHVLAIYGTGMIPDNVLESAGDIALNMHTGISPHYRGVSCAMWPILDERPDMVGATVHECTSAVDGGRVFFTGQASLQSDDNLHTVFARAVEVGAQGYVTVVGEVLQGTAVGEEQDHAIGTEYRGKDLHIRTELAARRALKRLRKSGRLAT
- a CDS encoding 2-hydroxychromene-2-carboxylate isomerase — translated: MASRVELIFDFVSPNAYMIWWPLRDLIKRTGAELDVTPVFLGGMHKLTGNAPPMIRDADVKGKVEYSMLEMRRFIEKHQLTKYRLHPKFPFNSITLQRMLFAADQDGRGVQFVESLLPAIWEEGIDITDPQALGAAVAAAGFDAQDLFERAQTDEVKQGLVANTDRAVERGAFGIPTLFVGPKDGPQEMFFGKERLDQIEDELEKG
- a CDS encoding SulP family inorganic anion transporter, giving the protein MTQTRSFAENFRRDWFAQPRADILAGIVVALALIPEAIGFALIAGVDPSVGLYASVAIAMVIAFTGGRPGMISAATAAVAVVVIPLVRDYGVDYLFAATILMGIFQGIAAVLRLDLLMQFVSRSVITGFVNALAILIFMAQIPQLMPGNEGVGPWTWAMVAVGLGIIYGFPRITKSVPSPLVAIVLLTAAAIYWGLPVNNVAGEGTLPDGLPTFALPDVPLTWETLQIIAPYSLTMAAVGLLESLLTAQIVDDMTHTESDKRRESAGQGIANVVAACFGGMGGCAMIGQSVINVTSGGRGRLSTFTAGAFLLFLLTVLGSWVGQVPMPALVAVMIMVSIGTFSWNSIPNLRRHPPTSSIVMIATVVTVVWTHDLALGVLVGVLLSGIFFAQKVKNMFTVERVRRPHSAVYHVRGEIFFASVDRFVELLGPESQFEDAAHHVVIDVSQAHFWDISAIGALEKVIERMRRNGRHTRVVGLNTASADLFDRFALEDRTGVELGLSPTG
- a CDS encoding PLP-dependent aspartate aminotransferase family protein, with amino-acid sequence MKKSTGMDRATTRKWRPATQAVRGGTWRSEHGETSEALFLTSGYTYDDAQTVADRFAGEAEGMTYSRLQNPTVAMLEERIALLEGAEACRAQASGMAAMTAALLCQLSAGDHVVAARAAFGSCRWLVDNLLPKFGIETSVIDSGDNDAWEKAVRPNTKVFFFETPANPTLDIVDLQFVCDLARGCGITTVVDNAFASPALQRPMEFGADVVAYSATKLMDGQGRVLAGAICASEEWVNETLMPFQRNTGPTISPFNAWVVHKGLETLDLRAHRQSENAVKLGEFMRDRIRAAGGEMRHPGLPCHPRHALALDQMDATGPIFAFDVGSRERAFQILDALELIDISNNIGDARSLLCHPASTTHANMGEEAREEMGVTEGLLRINVGLEDIADITEDMDRALSAAGI
- the apaG gene encoding Co2+/Mg2+ efflux protein ApaG, whose amino-acid sequence is MKELFQHAAITEGITVRVAVNFLPEQSHPDAGKWFWVYHIRIENGSHEAIQLQTRHWRITDARGMVNHVDGEGVVGEQPVLAPGESHDYVSGCPLTTTHGSMEGFYTFHRADGTPLEVRIPFFPLAAPETADGR
- a CDS encoding polysaccharide deacetylase family protein yields the protein MPHLTCVLHHHIGQEGAFEKGLGLTSSREAFERHLAWLGERYEFVSLDQVLSGDLPKKPLLLTFDDAWHSVLGIARDVLSPRGIPAVYFINPGMVEEGAISLDSMLAYAVNTFGIGEVCKALGLPRCDAVHSVIVNDMAKLGSAERQGVVAELIAKFGPVDLDQRARLLSGDDLKELVSLGIEIGNHTKTHVHCRSLSADEMQEEIAGSKALLEELSQSRVRSLSIPYGHELDLTDEVHRHARESGHEAIFLVHARANWLRPAKDVWYRRSLTNQSNRELAMELQIKQHLRSARKAVLG